In Bradyrhizobium symbiodeficiens, the genomic stretch GGGCCGGTCCGCACCATCTGCACTACACGGCGCTGCCGGATTGGACGCAGACGCTGGGCATGACCTTCTCGATCATGCTGTGGATGCCCTCCTGGGGCGGCATGATCAACGGCCTGATGACGCTGTCTGGTGCCTGGGACAAGCTGCGCACCGACCCCGTGCTGCGCATGCTCGTGGTCTCCGTCGCCTTCTACGGCATGTCGACCTTCGAAGGCCCGATGATGTCGATCAAGGTGGTCAACTCGCTCAGTCACTACACCGACTGGACCATCGGCCACGTGCATTCCGGCGCGCTCGGCTGGGTCGGCTTCGTCTCCTTCGGCGCGCTCTACTGCCTGGTGCCGTGGGCCTGGAATCGCAAGGAGCTCTACAGCCTGAAGCTGGTCAACTGGCACTTCTGGATCGCGACCCTCGGCATCGTCCTCTACATCTCGGCGATGTGGGTGTCCGGCATCCTGCAGGGCCTGATGTGGCGCGCCTACACTTCGCTCGGCTTCCTCGAATATTCCTTCATCGAGACCGTCGAGGCGATGCATCCCTTCTACATCATCCGTGCTGCCGGCGGGGCGCTGTTCCTGATCGGCGCGCTGATCATGGCCTATAATCTCTGGATGACGGTTCGCGTCGGCGAGGCGGAAGTCCAGATGCCCGTCGCTCTTCAGCCGGCGGAATGAGGAGCAAACCATGTCGTTCTGGACACGCCACCAAGTCTTCGAAAAGAACTCCATCATCCTGGTCGTCGGCATCCTGCTGGTGATCGCGGTCGGCGGTCTCGTCGAGATCACCCCGCTGTTCTACCTCAAGAGCACGATCGAGAAGGTCGACGGGGTCAGGCCCTACACGCCGCTGGAGCTCGCCGGGCGCAACGTCTACGTCCGCGAGGGCTGCTATCTCTGCCACTCGCAGATGATCCGTCCGCTGCGCGACGAGGTCGAGCGTTACGGCCACTTCTCGCTCGCCGCCGAGAGCATGTTCGACCACCCGTTCCAGTGGGGCTCCAAGCGTACCGGTCCCGACCTCGCCCGCGTCGGCGCCAAATATTCCGACGACTGGCACGTCACCCATCTGACCAACCCGCGCGCGATCGTGCCGCAGTCGGTGATGCCGGGTTATCCATTCCTCAGCCAGAGCGAGGTCGATCCGGACACGATCGCCGACCACATGCGGACGCTGAGGACGGTTGGCGTACCCTACACGGACGACCAGATCGCCAGCGCCGGCGCCGACATGAAGGCCCAGGCCGATCCGGACAACGCCGGCAGCGACGCCTTCAACAAGCGCTATGCCAAGGCCGTCGTACGCAATTTCGACGGCAAGGTCGGTTCGCCTACCGAGATGGACGCGCTGATCGCGTACCTGCAGATGCTCGGCACGCTGGTCGACTTCAAGATCTACAACGAGAAAGCCAATCTTCGCTGAGAAGGCATGAACGATGAAAGCCATCCTGACACTCGACAATCTCGCGTCCGGTCTCGTGACCACGATCTGGACGCCGGTGTTCGTCGCGATCTTTCTCGCGATCATCGCCTACGCATTTTGGCCCCGTAACAAGGCTGCCTTCGACGAAGCAGCGCACCTGCCGTTGCGGGAGGAGTGAGAGACATGACCGACCATCATAGCGACATCGATTCCGTCTCCGGCAAGTCCACGACCGGGCACGAGTGGGACGGCATCAAGGAGCTCAACACACCGCTGCCACGCTGGTGGGTGATCACCTTCTATCTCACCATCGTCTGGGCGATCGCCTACTGGATCGTCTATCCGGCCTGGCCGCTGATCGCCAGCAACACCACGGGCATGTTCGGCTACTCCTCGCGCGCCGACGTTGCCGTCGAACTCGCCAACCTCGAGAAGATCCGAGGTGGCAAGATGGTGGCGCTGGGCGCGGCCTCGCTCGCCGATATCGAGAAGGACCCGGCCTTGCTGGCGCTCGCCCGCGCCAAGGGCAAGACCGTGTTCGGCGACAATTGCGCGCCGTGCCACGGCTCCGGCGGTGCCGGCGCCAAGGGTTATCCGAACCTGAACGACGACGACTGGCTGTGGGGCGGCACGCTCGACCAGATCATGCAGACCATCCAGTTCGGCGCGCGCTCCGGTCATGCCAAGACGCATGAGGGCCAGATGCTCGCCTTCGGCAAGGACGGCGTGCTGAAGGGCGACGAGATCGTCACGGTCGCCAATTACGTGCGGTCGCTGTCGGGCCTGTCGACCCGCAACGGCTTCGATGCCGCCAAGGGCGAGAAGATCTTTGCGGAGAATTGCGTCGCCTGCCACGGCGACGGCGGCAAGGGCAACCAGGAGATGGGCGCGCCGAACCTGACCGACAAGATCTGGCTCTACGGCTCCGACGAGGCGAGCCTGGTCGAGACCATCAGCCAGGGCCGCGCCGGCGTGATGCCGGCCTGGGAAGGGCGGCTCGATCCCGCCACCATCAAGGCGATGGCCGTCTACGTCCACTCGCTGGGCGGCGGAAAATAGTCGAAGACGTGCCGATCGGCGGCCGAACGGGGGCGAACAAATTCGCCCCCGTTTGCGCTGGATCAACTGACCCAGCGGCATCGGGTCTAGGTTTAATCGCACCTTCCAAGGCGACTGAAGCGATGAACAAGACCGTGAACCCCAAAGACCTCACGTCGGATGGCGACGGACCGCTCTACGCTGCCCACAAGAAAGTCTATCCCCAGAGCGTCTCCGGCACATTCCGACGGATCAAATGGGGCCTGATGGCGATCTGCCTCGGGGTTTACTACTTCCTCCCCTTCGTGCGCTGGAACCGCGGCCTTGGCGCCCCCAGCCAGGCGGTGCTGATCGATCTACCCAACAGCCGCTTCTATTTCTTCTTCATCGAGCTGTGGCCACAGGAGGTCTACTACTTTACCGGCCTGTTGATCGTGGCGGCTGTGGCGCTGTTCCTGATGAACTCGGTCGGCGGCCGCATCTGGTGTGGTTATCTCTGTCCGCAGACGGTGTGGACCGACGTGTTCTACGCCGTCGAGCGTCTGATCGAGGGTGACCGGCGCGAGCGGATGAAGAAGGACAAGTCGTCCGACCCGATGAAGCTCGAGCGCATCTCCGAGATCGTGCTCAAGCATTCGATCTGGCTGCTGATCGCGTGGTGGACCGGCGGCGCCTGGGTGCTCTATTTCAACGATGCGCCGACGCTGGTGAAGGAGCTCGTCACCTTCCAGGCGCCCATGATCGCCTATATCTGGATCGGCATCCTCACCGCGACGACCTACGTGCTCGCCGGCTTCATGCGCGAGCAGGTCTGCACCTATATGTGCCCGTGGCCGCGCATCCAGGCGGCCCTGACCGACGAATGGGCGCTGAACGTCACCTATCGCTACGACCGCGGCGAGAAGCGCACCTCGGTCAAGAAGGCGGCCGAGTTGCGAGCGCTCGGTCAGCAGGTCGGCGACTGCGTCGACTGCTATCAATGCGTCGCGGTCTGCCCGACCGGCATCGACATCCGCAACGGGCCACAACTCGAATGCATCCAGTGCGGGCTCTGCATCGACGCCTGCGACAACGTCATGACCAAGATCGGTCGGCCGAAGCGGCTGATCGGCTACGACAACGACATCAACATCCAGCGCCGCCAGGACGGCAAGGCGCCAGTCTACAAGATCGTGCGCGCTCGAACCGTTGTCTACAGCGCGATCATCGCAGCCGTCGGCGGTTTCATGATCTACACGCTCGCGACCCGGAGCCTGCTCGACGTCAACGTGCTGCACGACCGCAATCCGGTCGCGGTCAAGCTCAGCGACGGTTCGATCCGCAACGCCTACACGGTGCGGCTGCTAAACAAGAGCGGCTACGACCGCGTCATCGCCATCGACGCGGAGGGGCCGGTCAATCTCACGATGCACGTCGTCGGGGCCGATTCGGTGACGCCAGACCGGCCGATGATCGTGATCCCGCGCGACTCCACCAGCGAACTCCGGCTGCTCGTCACCGCGCCCGCCGAGAACAATCCGGACAAATCAATTCCCGTCCGCTTCCACGTCATGGACATCGGACTGGGTGTCGCCGCGACCGCCACCGACAATTTCGTCGCGCCGTAAGTTCAGGAGACCGTCATGTCGTCAAAGCCACTGACCGGAACCAAGGTGTTCGTGATGCTGGTCGCCTTCTTCGGCCTCGTGATCGGCGTCAACGTCACGATGATGAAGCTTGCAATCGCGACGCTGCCCGGGACTGACGTCGACAGTCCCTATGCTGCGGGCCTGACCTACGAACACGAGATCTCGGCGGCACACGACCAGGCCGCGCGCAAATGGAAGGTCAACGCCCACATCGAACGCCGCAACGACGGGGGCGCCATGGTCCAGGTCGAAGCGCGCGACGCCAACGGGCAGCCGATCTCGGGGCTGAAGTTCGACGGACGCCTGGAGCGGCCGACCGACAAGCGAGCCGATCTCGCGGTCGCGTTCACCGAAACCGGAATTGGGATCTATCGTGGCGACGCCGCAGCGGTCGCGCCCGGCCAATGGAATCTCGTGATCGAGGGCGAGGCGCGTGGCGAGCGCGTGTTCCTGTCGCGTAACCGCGTGATCCTGAACTGAAGGACTTCGTCATGCAAGTCACGCGGGATTTCTCGCACTATGTCCGCACCGCGGGCGAGGGCGTCCAGCACATCGATCTTGCGGTCGAAGGCGTTCACTGCGCCGGCTGCATGGCCAAGATCGAGCGTGGCCTCTCGGCCATCCCCGACGTCACCCTGGCCCGCGTCAATCTCACCGACCGTCGCGTCGCGCTGGAATGGAAGGCGGGAACGCTCGACCCCGGAAAGTTCATCGATCGCCTCGAAGAGCTTGGCTACAAGGCCTATCCGTTCGAGACCGAGAGCGCGGAAGTGGCGGAAGTCGCCGAATCGCGTTTCCTGCTGCGCTGCCTCGGCGTCGCCGCGTTCGCCACCATGAACGTGATGATGCTGTCGATCCCGGTGTGGTCGGGCAACGTCTCGGACATGCTGCCCGAGCAGCGCGACTTCTTCCACTGGCTCTCGGCGTTGATCGCGTTGCCGGCGGCAGCCTATGCCGGTCAGCCGTTCTTCCGCTCGGCCTGGCGCGCGTTGTCGGCAAAGACGACCAACATGGACGTTCCGATCTCGATCGGCGTGATCCTGGCGCTCGGCATGTCCGTGGTCGAGACCATCCACCATGCCGAGCACGCCTATTTCGACGCGGCGATCATGCTGCTGACTTTCCTGCTGGTCGGCCGCGTCCTCGACCAGAACATGCGGCGGCGGACCCGGGCGGTTGCCGGCAATCTCGCGGCGCTGAAGGCGGAGACGGCCGCGAAGTTCGTCGGCCCTGATGAAATCTCGCAGGTGCCGGTGGCCGCGATCAATCCAGGCGACATCGTGCTGCTGCGGCCCGGCGAGCGCTGCGCGGTCGACGGCACGGTGATCGAGGGACGTTCCGAGATCGACCAGAGCCTGATCACGGGCGAGACGCTCTATGTCACGGCCGAGCAGGGCACGCCGGTCTATGCGGGCTCGATGAACATCTCGGGCACGCTGCGGGTGCGGGTCTCGGCCGCGTCCGAGGCGACGCTGCTCGCCGAGATCACGCGGCTGCTCGACAACGCGCTGCAGGCGCGCTCGCGCTACATGCGGCTCGCCGACCGCGCCTCGCGGCTCTACGCGCCGGTGGTGCATGCGACCGCGCTCATCACCATCCTCGGCTGGGTCGTCGCCGGCGCGTCCTGGCATGATGCGATCGTGACGGGCGTAGCCGTGCTGATCATCACATGTCCCTGTGCGCTGGGGCTTGCCATTCCGACCGTGCAGACCATCGCCTCCGGCACGATGTTCAAGTCCGGGGTGCTGCTGAATTCCGGCGACGCAATCGAGCGGCTGGCCGAGGCGGACCATGTCATCTTCGACAAGACCGGCACGCTGACGCTGCCGGATCTCGAAGTGATGAATGCCGCCGACATTCCCGCCGATGTCTTCGAACTCGCCGGCCGGCTTGCGCTGTCGAGCCATCATCCGGTCGCGGCCGCCGTCGCGCAGGCGGCCGGCGCCAGATCGCCTGTTGTCGGCGCGACCGAAGAAGCCGGGCAAGGCGTCCGTGCGAGCGTGGACGGCGTCGAGCTTCGCCTTGGCCGCCCCTCCTTCTGCGGTGCAGAGGCGCTGATCGGCAGCACCATGGTCGATCCCGAAGCCTCCATCGTTGCTTTCAGCAAGGGCAGCGAAAAGTTCGTCCTCTCGGTCCGCCAGGGCCTGCGGCCGGATGCGAAGGCCGTGATCGCGGCGCTGAAGGCGCGTAACATCGGCATCGAGATTCTCTCCGGCGATCGCGAGCCGGCCGTGAAGGCGGCGGCCCATGTGCTTGAAATCTCCGAATGGCGTGCCGGCGTCACGCCGGCCGACAAGATCGCACGGATCGAGGAATTGAAGCAGCGCGGCGCCAAGGTGCTTATGGTCGGCGACGGCATGAACGATGCGCCGTCGCTCGCGGCAGCCCATGTCTCGATGTCGCCGATCTCGGCCGCGCATCTGAGCCAGGCCACCGCCGACCTGGTCTTCCTCGGCCGGCCACTGGCTCCGGTGGTCGCCGCCATCGACACCTCGCGCAAGGCGCTGCATCTGATGCGGCAGAACCTCTGGCTTGCGATCGGCTACAATGTGCTGGCGGTGCCGGTTGCGATCAGCGGCGTCGTGACGCCCCTGATCGCGGCTGCGGCCATGAGCGGATCCTCGATCCTGGTCATGCTGAATTCGCTGCGGGCGCGCAGCAAGTCGCGGGAGATCGCGTGATGGAGATCCTGGTCATCCTGGTCCCGCTGGCGCTGATGCTCGGAGGCGCCGGTCTGGTCGCCTTTCTCTGGTCGCTCAAAAGTGGCCAGTACGACGATCTCGATGGTGCTGCCTGGCGCGCGATCGCCGACGACGAGCCGCCGCAGGAGGCGCCGGCGAAGCGCTAGCGCCTCAGGGCGAAGGTGAGCATGGCTGCAGCCGCAAGGGCCACGCCCACGCCGAGTACGCACGCGTGCCATCCGAATGCGTCGAACAGGCGCCCGAGCACGGCCGTGCCGACCAGCCCTCCGCAGAAATAGCACGCAAGATAGGTCCCGCTGGCGATGCCGCGGTTGTCGGCAGCCGCCTGTCCGACGAAGCCCGTCGCAGCGGCCTGCGCGAAGAATGTGCCGACGCCGACGAGAACCATGCCGGAGAGGACTTCGCTCAGATGCGGCATCAGCATCAAGGGCAGGCCAAGCCCCGCAATTGCGAGCGCGCCCCAAATCGTCGGACGCGTTCCAAGCCGCGATGCCACCCGGCCGGCCAGAAGCGTCGTGATGACCGACGGCAGAAAGACGAAATAGACGAGGCCCACATCCATCATGCCGAGCGACAGCGGCGGCCGGACCAGAACGAAATTGACGAAGGTGAAGGTGCCGATGAAGGCGAACAGGATGCAAAAGCCGATGCCGAAGGCGGCGCGCAGCCGCGGATTGCGCCAATGCGCGATCGCGACGGCAAGCGGCGATGCGGCCGGCATCATCGCCTGCATCGGCTGCGCGCGTCGGATCGTGAAATAGACCAGCACCGCACCGGTCAGATTGAGCGCCGCGAACAGATAGAAATTCCAGGCGAGGCCGAGTCCGTCGGCCACGGCAGCGGAGATCAGCCGTCCCACGAGGTTGCTTGCGACATTGCCGGTGATGTAGGCGGCAAAGGCGCCGCCTGCATCCATGGCGCTGCACTGCTCGCCGAGATAGGCGAGGGTGAGCGCGAAGGCGGACGCCATGCACAGGCCCTGCGCGACCCGCAAGGCCGTGAAGACGGTGAGATTTGGCGCCGAGGCGAGCAGGCTGGTCGGAATCGCCAGTAGCGCCAGGCTGAGCAGGATGCCGAAGCGCCGGTTGATGTGCGGGCTGAAAAAGCCGACGACGAGGCTGGCTGCGGCCATCCCGAAGGTGCTGGCGTTGACGGCAAAGCCCATCGCCGCCGGCGTGACGCCGTAGTGCCGCGTCAGCGCGGGCAGGATCGCCTGCGTCGCGAAGAGATCGACGACGGTCAGGAATGCGGTGAGCCCGATCACGAGTGAGCGCAGCGCCAGGCCTTGGGAATGCGCCCCCATCGTCGTCGCGGCCCCTGTTGTCGGCGCAGAAAGATCGCTCATGGCGGAATTGTCCTGTGAGGATGTGGCGCCCGGCATGGGGTCCCGGGCGCCACATCCAGTAACGTGCGCTTGGGCTAGTCGCGCTCGTTACATGTGGTGGTCGTTGGGATCCTTGCGGACGTCGCCGACATAGAGAATGACGGTGTCATTGCCGAGGTTCTTCCACCAATGCGAGGTGCCATGGACCTCGGAGCGGATGTCGCCCGCCTTGTGCACGATCGGATCGACGCAGTTGGAGGCGTATTCGACGATCTCGCCCTGCTGCACGAAGATCAAGGCGGGACGGTCGTCGTGGCTGTGCCAGGGCACGATACCGCCGGGCTCGATGGTCAGCTTGCGGAAGCGTAGCTCGCGCCCCTCGATATGTGCGGGCTGCTTGCCGAGGTCGATCGCACCGAGCGTGACGTCGGTAACGCCGACCGGCTTATAGTCGACCATCTGCTGGGCGTTGGGCTTGATCTTGCCGGCCGGGCATTCGCCGGCGGCGACCGGCTGTGCCGAGAGCGTGAGCGCACCGGCGAGGGCAAGGCCCGGCCAGATCAGACGCGACAGGGCATGGCTCCTGGACATGGAAAGTCTCCTGTGTTGGCCGCAACCCCACTGGTCGCCGGCGATGACGGGAGCTTCATCGAGATCGCAGCCATCCTGAAATGCCGGCTTGCTCTCGATGCGATAGCATCGCGCTATGTTGATGCGCGGCGGCTATCAATCCGATTGGGCAACGGCATTTCCGCTTTCGCGGCATTCGGCGTCCGATGGCGGGGCGCCCCATTGGCGGGCGTTCGCGTCAATCGGGAGGAGCCCCTCATGCCGAAATTATCCAAGACCCTGATCGCCACCGCCGCGTTTGCGGTCATCACCACCTCGGCCTTCTCGGAGGCCGCCTGGGACTTCAAGGCCGGCATGGCCTATGTCTATGGCGGCCCCGGCAAGATGTCAGCGATGGCCATGGCCCCTGCCGAGAAGAATCACGAAGCCATGATGAAGAGCGCCAAGAAGGTGCCCGACAACACCGTCTTCTTCATGGACAACGGATCGCTGTACTACACCTCGGGACGGCTCGATCCGACCGGCAATTTCTACGTGAACTGAACGGGTCCTGGCATCGCGGCCGCCCCTTGCGGGCGGCCGAACCCGGAAACTAATATTCCCCAGGAAATGCCGGAGCAGAAGATGACAGCCCTCTCGCCCGCCGACGCCGAACAGCTCAGGCTTGCCTTCCAGCGCTGCCGTGACATGGACGGCACGCTGAACGAACAGCTCCGCGCCTATGCCGACGCCAGCCGTGCGGTCTTTCCGGCCTACGGTGAGGCCGTCGATCGCCTTGTGGCGAGATTGGGCGGCAACGGCGGTGGCGAGTCCGCGCCGCGCCCGGGCGATGCGATGCCGCCATTCATGCTACCGGACGAGGCCGGACGTCTCGTCACGCTGCCGTCGCTGCTGGAGCGTGGTCCGCTCGCCGTGATGTTCTTCCGCGGCCATTGGTGTCCCTATTGCCGGCTGAACGTCCGCGCCGTGGTCCAGGCGCTCGATCGCATCAAGGCCATGGGGGCACAGGTCGTCGCGGTGATGCCGGAGACGCAGGAATATACCGGGCTACTCAAGGCCGAGTCCGGCGCGCCGTTTCCGATCTTGACTGACCTCGACAACGGCTATGCGCTTTCGCTCAATCTTGCGATCTGGCTCGGCGCCGAGATCCAGAGCCTGTTGTCCTATCAGGACATGGCGAGATTCCACGGCAATGACGGCTGGGTGCTGCCGATCCCGGCCGTATTCGTGGTCGGTCGCGACGGCATCGTGACAGCTCGCTTCGTCGATCCCGATTTCCGCAAGCGCATGGAGATCGATGATCTGCTCGCGGCGCTGGAGAGTGCGGGCAGAGAGAACTGAGCGCTCGCGCTTTCTGCCGTCTCCCGCAAGAGGAGAGGGGAAGAGCCGATCGGCATCCCCGCTACCCCGCAATCTCGCGCCAGTCGGCGCCGCGCAGCATGCGCATCACGGCGTTGGCCACCGCAGTGCGCTGGCGGCCGGCCACCCCATAAAGGCTGACGGTGCGGCGGGCGTCCAGCCCGGCGACGGCGGCGCGCGTCAATGTCTGCGGCAGGGGCGAGGTATGCGGCACCATGGCAACGCCGATGTCGGCTTCGACCAACTCGATCAGGTCGCGCTCGCTCGAGATCTCGTGGCCATGCTCGATGCCGTGCTCGCGCAGGCTTACGGAGATGCGGCGCCCGTGCTCGCAATAAGTCCGGTTCAGCAATTGCTCCGAGCGCAAATCCTCCAGTTCGATCGTGCTGCGGCCGGCCAGCCGGTGTCCGTCGCCAACGACAAGATCGAAGCTCTCGGTGAACAGTGGCCAGGCGTCGAGCCGGTCCCAGGCCTCGTCGATCTCGGCGGCGATGCCGAGCTCGGCTTCGCCCTTCTTGAGGAAATCGCCGACCTCGCGGCTGGTCCCGCGCAGGAAGCGCAATTCGAGCCGGTTGAACTGCCGCCTGATCTCGTTGAGATGGGGAATGAGCAGTGCGAGATCGATCGAATGCGTCAGCGCGATGCGGAGCGCGCCGACCTCACCGCTTTTGAACGAGGAGGCGAGCGAGCGCGCGCCGGCGGCGGCGTCGAAACACTGCTTCAGGAGCGGATGCATGCGCTGGCCGAGCTCGGTGAGTTGCGCCGCCGGCCGCTCGCGGCGAAACAGGTCGCCGCCAAGCTCGGCCTCGAGCTGCTTGATCGCGCGCGTCAGCGAGGGCTGTGTGACGTTGCACTCCTCGGCCGCGCGCGTGAAATTGAGCAGCTGCGCCACCGCGAGGAAATAGCGGACCTGGTGCATTTCCATGGATCGGCTCCCGGCAAGATAGGGCGATCCTATCGGATCGAACCGGCGAATGACATCCCACCCGCAATAGCGCGCGCCTATGGATTCGGAAGCCAGCCGGTATTTCCGTTTGGGCCGCCGATCCTCCAGCGTCTGCGAAAGTTGGAAGTCCAGCCATCGCCAACGAGGACCAGGTCATGAACATGCCGCTGAAGCTGCAGACATCTCAGCCCGCACGCGCGTTGGCCGGCAAGGTGGCGCTGGTCACGGGCTCGACCAGCGGTATCGGCCTCGGCATTGCACGTGCGCTGGCGGCGGCCGGCGCCGACGTTGTGTTGAACGGTCTTGGCGTCGCCGCCGAGATCGGCCGGACGCGGGAGCAGATCGCCGCCGAGTTCAGCGTCAAGGCGAGCTACTCTCCGGCCGACATGACGAGGCCAAAGTCGATTGCCGAGATGATCGCGGCGACCATCGCCCAGGCCGGCCGGCTCGACATCCTCATCAACAATGCCGGCATCCAGCATGTCGCGCCGCTCGAGCAGTTTCCGGTCGAGAAATGGGAGCAGATTCTCGCCATCAATTTGACTTCGGCATTCCACACGACGCGGCTCGCGCTACCCGCGATGCGCCAGAACCGTTTTGGCCGGATCATCAACATCGCCTCCGCGCACGGCCTGGTCGGCTCGCCGTTCAAGGCGGCCTATGTCGCCGCCAAGCACGGCATCGTCGGCCTGACGAAAGTCACGGCGCTGGAGACCGCGGAGGAAGGCATCACCTGCAATGCGGTCTGTCCCGGCTACGTCTCCACGCCGCTGGTCGAAGCGCAGATCGACGGGCAGGCCAAGGCGCACGGCATTTCCCGCGATCAGGTGATCCGCGACGTGCTGCTCGCGCAGCAGCCGAACAAGCGCTTTGCCACGGTCGAGGAGCTGGGCGCGCTGACGGTGTTCCTGTCGACGGATGCTGCCGCTTCGATCACCGGGGTTGCGCTGCCGGTCGACGGCGGCTGGACCGCGCATTAACATGGGACGGCGCAACAACAAGTCGTCGCCCACTGCGAACATCCGGGTATTGCAGGCTGATCAGGAGCAAACCATGAGCGGTACGCAGGACAACACGCGAAGCAAGGCCTCGGACCTGCCGGGTCAGGTCGTCCTCGTGCTCCAGGGGGGCG encodes the following:
- the ccoO gene encoding cytochrome-c oxidase, cbb3-type subunit II, yielding MSFWTRHQVFEKNSIILVVGILLVIAVGGLVEITPLFYLKSTIEKVDGVRPYTPLELAGRNVYVREGCYLCHSQMIRPLRDEVERYGHFSLAAESMFDHPFQWGSKRTGPDLARVGAKYSDDWHVTHLTNPRAIVPQSVMPGYPFLSQSEVDPDTIADHMRTLRTVGVPYTDDQIASAGADMKAQADPDNAGSDAFNKRYAKAVVRNFDGKVGSPTEMDALIAYLQMLGTLVDFKIYNEKANLR
- a CDS encoding CcoQ/FixQ family Cbb3-type cytochrome c oxidase assembly chaperone is translated as MKAILTLDNLASGLVTTIWTPVFVAIFLAIIAYAFWPRNKAAFDEAAHLPLREE
- the ccoP gene encoding cytochrome-c oxidase, cbb3-type subunit III; this translates as MTDHHSDIDSVSGKSTTGHEWDGIKELNTPLPRWWVITFYLTIVWAIAYWIVYPAWPLIASNTTGMFGYSSRADVAVELANLEKIRGGKMVALGAASLADIEKDPALLALARAKGKTVFGDNCAPCHGSGGAGAKGYPNLNDDDWLWGGTLDQIMQTIQFGARSGHAKTHEGQMLAFGKDGVLKGDEIVTVANYVRSLSGLSTRNGFDAAKGEKIFAENCVACHGDGGKGNQEMGAPNLTDKIWLYGSDEASLVETISQGRAGVMPAWEGRLDPATIKAMAVYVHSLGGGK
- the ccoG gene encoding cytochrome c oxidase accessory protein CcoG, with amino-acid sequence MNKTVNPKDLTSDGDGPLYAAHKKVYPQSVSGTFRRIKWGLMAICLGVYYFLPFVRWNRGLGAPSQAVLIDLPNSRFYFFFIELWPQEVYYFTGLLIVAAVALFLMNSVGGRIWCGYLCPQTVWTDVFYAVERLIEGDRRERMKKDKSSDPMKLERISEIVLKHSIWLLIAWWTGGAWVLYFNDAPTLVKELVTFQAPMIAYIWIGILTATTYVLAGFMREQVCTYMCPWPRIQAALTDEWALNVTYRYDRGEKRTSVKKAAELRALGQQVGDCVDCYQCVAVCPTGIDIRNGPQLECIQCGLCIDACDNVMTKIGRPKRLIGYDNDINIQRRQDGKAPVYKIVRARTVVYSAIIAAVGGFMIYTLATRSLLDVNVLHDRNPVAVKLSDGSIRNAYTVRLLNKSGYDRVIAIDAEGPVNLTMHVVGADSVTPDRPMIVIPRDSTSELRLLVTAPAENNPDKSIPVRFHVMDIGLGVAATATDNFVAP
- a CDS encoding FixH family protein, with product MSSKPLTGTKVFVMLVAFFGLVIGVNVTMMKLAIATLPGTDVDSPYAAGLTYEHEISAAHDQAARKWKVNAHIERRNDGGAMVQVEARDANGQPISGLKFDGRLERPTDKRADLAVAFTETGIGIYRGDAAAVAPGQWNLVIEGEARGERVFLSRNRVILN
- a CDS encoding cation-translocating P-type ATPase, with amino-acid sequence MQVTRDFSHYVRTAGEGVQHIDLAVEGVHCAGCMAKIERGLSAIPDVTLARVNLTDRRVALEWKAGTLDPGKFIDRLEELGYKAYPFETESAEVAEVAESRFLLRCLGVAAFATMNVMMLSIPVWSGNVSDMLPEQRDFFHWLSALIALPAAAYAGQPFFRSAWRALSAKTTNMDVPISIGVILALGMSVVETIHHAEHAYFDAAIMLLTFLLVGRVLDQNMRRRTRAVAGNLAALKAETAAKFVGPDEISQVPVAAINPGDIVLLRPGERCAVDGTVIEGRSEIDQSLITGETLYVTAEQGTPVYAGSMNISGTLRVRVSAASEATLLAEITRLLDNALQARSRYMRLADRASRLYAPVVHATALITILGWVVAGASWHDAIVTGVAVLIITCPCALGLAIPTVQTIASGTMFKSGVLLNSGDAIERLAEADHVIFDKTGTLTLPDLEVMNAADIPADVFELAGRLALSSHHPVAAAVAQAAGARSPVVGATEEAGQGVRASVDGVELRLGRPSFCGAEALIGSTMVDPEASIVAFSKGSEKFVLSVRQGLRPDAKAVIAALKARNIGIEILSGDREPAVKAAAHVLEISEWRAGVTPADKIARIEELKQRGAKVLMVGDGMNDAPSLAAAHVSMSPISAAHLSQATADLVFLGRPLAPVVAAIDTSRKALHLMRQNLWLAIGYNVLAVPVAISGVVTPLIAAAAMSGSSILVMLNSLRARSKSREIA
- the ccoS gene encoding cbb3-type cytochrome oxidase assembly protein CcoS translates to MEILVILVPLALMLGGAGLVAFLWSLKSGQYDDLDGAAWRAIADDEPPQEAPAKR
- a CDS encoding MFS transporter; the encoded protein is MSDLSAPTTGAATTMGAHSQGLALRSLVIGLTAFLTVVDLFATQAILPALTRHYGVTPAAMGFAVNASTFGMAAASLVVGFFSPHINRRFGILLSLALLAIPTSLLASAPNLTVFTALRVAQGLCMASAFALTLAYLGEQCSAMDAGGAFAAYITGNVASNLVGRLISAAVADGLGLAWNFYLFAALNLTGAVLVYFTIRRAQPMQAMMPAASPLAVAIAHWRNPRLRAAFGIGFCILFAFIGTFTFVNFVLVRPPLSLGMMDVGLVYFVFLPSVITTLLAGRVASRLGTRPTIWGALAIAGLGLPLMLMPHLSEVLSGMVLVGVGTFFAQAAATGFVGQAAADNRGIASGTYLACYFCGGLVGTAVLGRLFDAFGWHACVLGVGVALAAAAMLTFALRR
- a CDS encoding cupin domain-containing protein, which encodes MSRSHALSRLIWPGLALAGALTLSAQPVAAGECPAGKIKPNAQQMVDYKPVGVTDVTLGAIDLGKQPAHIEGRELRFRKLTIEPGGIVPWHSHDDRPALIFVQQGEIVEYASNCVDPIVHKAGDIRSEVHGTSHWWKNLGNDTVILYVGDVRKDPNDHHM
- a CDS encoding peroxiredoxin-like family protein; translated protein: MTALSPADAEQLRLAFQRCRDMDGTLNEQLRAYADASRAVFPAYGEAVDRLVARLGGNGGGESAPRPGDAMPPFMLPDEAGRLVTLPSLLERGPLAVMFFRGHWCPYCRLNVRAVVQALDRIKAMGAQVVAVMPETQEYTGLLKAESGAPFPILTDLDNGYALSLNLAIWLGAEIQSLLSYQDMARFHGNDGWVLPIPAVFVVGRDGIVTARFVDPDFRKRMEIDDLLAALESAGREN
- a CDS encoding LysR family transcriptional regulator yields the protein MEMHQVRYFLAVAQLLNFTRAAEECNVTQPSLTRAIKQLEAELGGDLFRRERPAAQLTELGQRMHPLLKQCFDAAAGARSLASSFKSGEVGALRIALTHSIDLALLIPHLNEIRRQFNRLELRFLRGTSREVGDFLKKGEAELGIAAEIDEAWDRLDAWPLFTESFDLVVGDGHRLAGRSTIELEDLRSEQLLNRTYCEHGRRISVSLREHGIEHGHEISSERDLIELVEADIGVAMVPHTSPLPQTLTRAAVAGLDARRTVSLYGVAGRQRTAVANAVMRMLRGADWREIAG